The Oceanicaulis sp. nucleotide sequence GCAGGACAGGGAGTTCGGCCTTACATGCCGGGGGTGATCACCGCGTCGATCGCGTGGATCACGCCGTTGGACGCGTCGACGTCGGCCAGGACGACCGTCGCGCCGTCCACGGTCACCGTGCCGTCTTCGCCAACGACGATGTTCACCGTGTCGCCCTGAACGGTTTCAAGCTCGTACGTACCCGCCGGGGTCTCGGCGGCGAGGTATTCGCCCGGAACGACGTGGTAGGTCAGGATCGCGGTCAGCGTGTCGCGATTGCCTTCCTCGAGAAGGCTCGCGAGCTGGCCTTCAGGCAGGGCCTCGAAGGCGCTGTTGAGCGGTGCGAAAACCGTGAACGGGCCTTCGCCGGACAGGGTTTCGACCAGACCCGCGGTCTGCACCGCGGTGACCAGGGTGGAGAAGCGCTCGTCGCCCGCGGCGATGTCGACGATCGTCTTGGCTTCGTGCATGTCCGAGCCGTGGTGATCGGCGGCGTAGGCGGGCGCGGCGGCGCCGGCGAAAGCCAGCGCGGTCGA carries:
- a CDS encoding fasciclin domain-containing protein produces the protein MRFTTLFASTALAFAGAAAPAYAADHHGSDMHEAKTIVDIAAGDERFSTLVTAVQTAGLVETLSGEGPFTVFAPLNSAFEALPEGQLASLLEEGNRDTLTAILTYHVVPGEYLAAETPAGTYELETVQGDTVNIVVGEDGTVTVDGATVVLADVDASNGVIHAIDAVITPGM